In Aestuariibaculum lutulentum, one DNA window encodes the following:
- a CDS encoding DUF5703 domain-containing protein, giving the protein MFFSVKAQIPTLENYNQVWTTQSKNASESMPLGGGDIGVNVWVEQGNLYFYFSKSGTFDEHNTLLKLGRVKVELTPNPFKNDEDFHQELNLKDGYVAVSQNNTEVKLWVDVFSPVIHVDVKSKDALTMQASYESWRYKNRKVEGRANNANSYKWAPQGDIMTFKDSISFEDNTIQFYHKNREYTVFDVAVKQQKMESVKEEMMNPLKHLTFGGVMKGANMKSKGVYTGKYVNIDFQGYSLVSRKPSKKHRLEVYLHTVQNEDISVWKQEVQNLLTSYKPKEKESKLWWNNFWNRSFIYTKTDNKAQKDSVYQIGQNYQLFRYMLGCNAYGKYPTKFNGGLFTYDPVYIKEDHTFTPDFRNWGGGTMTQQNQRLVYFPMLKSGDFDMMVSQLDYYLTLQKNAELRSKVYWNHNGAAFTEQLENFGLPNPAEYDWKRPADYDPGLQYNAWLEYQWDTVFEFCKMMLEQKEYANIDIKKYNNFILSCLRFFDEHYQYLAKKRGRKALDGNGHLVLFPGSAVETYKMANNANSTISALKVISEKLLKLSSNDLSSEDVEYLNAFQTRIPPLNFREIDNKKVLSPAKTWERINNTEAAQLYPVYPWKLYSIGQPDLEVAQNTYKLDEDLIKFRSHVGWKQTNIMAARLGLTDEASKYTLLKMANAEPRFPTFWGPGFDWVPDHNWGGSGMIGMQEMLMQEVNGKILLFPAWPKDWDVHFKLHATQNTTVEVKLENGRVDIIKVVPENRRNDIQNLLDFTLTEKLNLN; this is encoded by the coding sequence ATGTTCTTTTCAGTAAAGGCGCAAATCCCCACGCTTGAAAATTACAATCAAGTGTGGACAACCCAGAGTAAAAACGCATCAGAATCTATGCCTTTAGGCGGCGGTGATATTGGCGTGAATGTTTGGGTAGAACAGGGGAATTTATATTTCTATTTTTCCAAAAGTGGTACCTTCGACGAGCATAATACGTTGTTGAAATTAGGGCGTGTAAAAGTTGAATTAACACCTAATCCGTTTAAAAATGATGAAGATTTTCATCAGGAATTGAATTTGAAGGATGGCTATGTTGCCGTGTCACAAAACAATACTGAAGTCAAATTGTGGGTCGATGTGTTCAGCCCGGTGATACATGTTGATGTAAAAAGTAAAGACGCTTTAACCATGCAAGCGTCGTACGAAAGCTGGCGTTATAAAAATCGAAAAGTAGAAGGCCGTGCGAATAATGCCAACTCTTACAAATGGGCACCGCAAGGCGATATTATGACATTCAAAGATTCTATTTCGTTTGAAGATAATACCATTCAGTTTTATCATAAAAACAGAGAATATACCGTGTTTGATGTTGCGGTGAAGCAGCAAAAAATGGAATCGGTTAAAGAAGAGATGATGAACCCTTTAAAACACCTTACGTTTGGGGGTGTTATGAAGGGAGCGAATATGAAATCGAAAGGCGTTTACACAGGTAAATATGTGAATATCGATTTTCAGGGTTATAGTCTGGTAAGCAGAAAGCCGAGTAAAAAGCACCGTTTAGAAGTGTATTTACATACGGTTCAAAATGAAGATATTTCAGTTTGGAAACAGGAAGTACAAAACTTATTAACTTCATACAAACCCAAAGAAAAGGAATCGAAACTTTGGTGGAACAATTTCTGGAATCGCAGTTTTATTTATACAAAAACCGATAACAAAGCACAGAAAGATTCTGTTTATCAAATAGGGCAGAATTATCAGTTGTTTCGCTATATGCTAGGTTGTAATGCTTACGGAAAATACCCAACAAAATTCAACGGTGGTTTGTTTACTTACGACCCAGTGTACATTAAGGAAGATCATACTTTTACGCCCGATTTTAGAAATTGGGGCGGCGGAACCATGACACAACAAAATCAGCGTTTGGTGTACTTTCCTATGTTGAAAAGTGGCGATTTTGATATGATGGTGTCGCAGTTAGATTATTATTTGACCCTTCAAAAAAATGCCGAATTACGTAGCAAAGTCTATTGGAATCATAACGGCGCAGCGTTTACCGAACAATTAGAAAATTTTGGCTTGCCAAATCCAGCTGAGTACGACTGGAAACGTCCAGCAGATTACGATCCGGGACTGCAATACAACGCTTGGTTAGAATACCAATGGGATACGGTTTTTGAGTTCTGTAAAATGATGCTCGAGCAAAAGGAATACGCCAATATCGATATTAAAAAGTATAATAATTTTATATTAAGTTGTCTGCGCTTTTTCGATGAACATTATCAGTATTTGGCAAAAAAACGCGGACGAAAAGCTTTAGACGGTAACGGGCATTTGGTACTGTTTCCGGGTTCGGCGGTTGAAACCTATAAAATGGCGAATAATGCCAATAGTACGATTTCAGCATTAAAAGTGATAAGTGAAAAATTATTAAAGCTGTCTTCAAACGATTTATCTTCAGAAGACGTTGAATATCTAAATGCGTTTCAAACGCGTATTCCGCCTTTAAATTTCAGAGAAATAGACAATAAAAAAGTATTGTCGCCTGCCAAAACCTGGGAACGTATAAATAACACCGAAGCTGCACAATTGTATCCTGTCTATCCATGGAAATTATACAGCATTGGGCAACCCGATTTAGAGGTAGCGCAGAATACTTATAAGCTCGATGAAGATTTAATAAAATTCCGAAGTCATGTAGGTTGGAAGCAGACCAATATCATGGCAGCCAGACTTGGTTTAACCGATGAAGCTTCAAAATACACCTTGTTAAAAATGGCAAATGCCGAACCACGATTTCCAACATTCTGGGGGCCTGGTTTCGATTGGGTGCCAGACCACAATTGGGGCGGTTCGGGTATGATTGGTATGCAGGAAATGCTCATGCAGGAAGTCAACGGGAAAATTTTACTATTTCCGGCATGGCCAAAAGACTGGGATGTACATTTTAAATTGCATGCCACGCAAAACACCACGGTAGAGGTAAAGCTTGAAAATGGTCGCGTAGATATTATAAAAGTGGTTCCAGAAAACAGGAGAAACGATATTCAAAATCTTTTAGATTTTACATTAACCGAAAAATTAAACTTAAACTAA
- a CDS encoding sialate O-acetylesterase: MKNKIVLVIACVFSVFTLQAQIKLPALFSDHMMLQQQGIAPIWGWASKNESLKITTSWDNKVYEVKADKTGKWKTSLQTPAAGGPYTISVSNGSETKTVNNVLIGEVWLCSGQSNMEMPLKGFPGQPVQGGNEAIVHSNNKNIHFITVPRATVLEPKQDFEGGWQVASPKTTGDFSATAWYFGSLLQDVLDVPVGMIVVSYGGSNVEAWMNEEMLKDFDLALELPKNESDLKSNPNRVPTTLFNGMLSPVIGYGIKGAIWYQGESNYERSFQYKDLFKKMVTSWRELWNQGEFPFYFAQIAPFDYARFHPNDNKEEYNSAYLREAQLKASIEIPNSGMAVLLDVGEFGNIHPAQKNKGGERLAYQALAKTYGFEGFEFESPEFNAMEVKGSTVTVSFNNVPNGVTSYDKEVVGFEIAGENKVFYPAQAVLRRKSVLLSSPQVEKPVAVRYLFKDFTKAEIFSTGGLPMSSFRTDNW, translated from the coding sequence ATGAAAAATAAAATAGTATTAGTAATAGCTTGTGTTTTTAGCGTATTCACTTTGCAAGCCCAAATAAAATTACCGGCATTGTTTTCAGATCATATGATGTTGCAACAACAGGGCATTGCGCCTATTTGGGGCTGGGCTTCGAAAAATGAAAGTTTAAAAATTACCACGTCGTGGGATAATAAAGTTTACGAGGTAAAAGCTGATAAAACCGGAAAATGGAAAACCAGTTTGCAAACTCCTGCGGCAGGCGGGCCGTATACGATTTCTGTTTCTAACGGAAGTGAAACTAAAACGGTTAACAATGTGTTGATAGGTGAAGTTTGGTTGTGTTCTGGGCAGTCTAATATGGAAATGCCTTTAAAAGGTTTTCCTGGTCAGCCAGTGCAAGGCGGTAATGAAGCGATTGTGCATTCAAACAATAAAAATATTCATTTTATAACTGTACCACGAGCAACAGTTCTAGAGCCAAAACAAGATTTTGAAGGGGGATGGCAAGTGGCTTCACCAAAAACGACTGGCGATTTTAGTGCAACAGCCTGGTATTTCGGATCCTTATTACAAGACGTTTTAGATGTGCCTGTGGGTATGATTGTAGTGTCGTATGGCGGTTCGAATGTTGAAGCATGGATGAACGAAGAAATGCTTAAAGATTTCGATTTAGCTTTAGAATTGCCAAAAAATGAAAGTGATTTAAAAAGTAATCCTAACCGTGTGCCAACAACCTTATTTAACGGGATGTTGTCGCCTGTAATTGGTTATGGTATTAAAGGCGCGATCTGGTATCAGGGGGAATCGAATTACGAACGTTCGTTTCAGTATAAAGATCTATTTAAAAAAATGGTAACGTCATGGCGCGAATTATGGAATCAGGGTGAGTTCCCATTCTATTTTGCACAAATTGCACCATTTGACTATGCACGTTTTCATCCGAATGATAATAAAGAGGAATACAATTCGGCTTACTTAAGAGAAGCACAGTTAAAGGCTTCAATAGAAATTCCTAATTCAGGAATGGCGGTTTTATTAGATGTTGGTGAGTTTGGAAATATTCATCCGGCACAAAAAAATAAGGGCGGAGAACGTCTGGCATATCAGGCATTAGCCAAAACTTATGGGTTTGAAGGTTTCGAGTTTGAAAGTCCGGAGTTTAATGCTATGGAAGTTAAAGGAAGTACAGTAACCGTGTCGTTTAATAATGTACCGAACGGCGTAACGTCTTACGACAAAGAAGTAGTTGGTTTCGAAATTGCAGGAGAGAATAAAGTGTTCTATCCGGCGCAAGCGGTTTTAAGAAGAAAGTCGGTATTGTTATCGTCTCCGCAAGTTGAAAAACCAGTTGCTGTTCGATACTTATTTAAAGATTTCACTAAAGCTGAAATTTTCAGTACCGGTGGTTTACCAATGTCTTCGTTTAGAACCGATAATTGGTAG
- a CDS encoding glycosyl hydrolase encodes MTLSFKHICLILVLLLVSCKEQEPQNLSYFEPTEDSSKPWVYWYWMRSAYSKEGITADLEAMKQAGIRGAYLMTIKGPDEEPLMNPPVVQLSKEFWDLVRWALQEADRLGLKIAFHPADGFAVAGGPWITPELSMQKVIWSDTIVSSEQTKGIKLPLPKHYKDYYQDIATFAIPVDKVFKTSVDIQPKITTTLEGVDASFLSDNSTEQTQFRLGEPGYIQYEFETPFDCKSLQVETRGNNYQAHRMIVLVSNDGKTFKSLGRLETPRSGWQDTDAFYTHSLSAKAKYFRFVYNPEDSEPGAEDIDMAKWNSPFKVTKIILSEEPLIDNYQGKSGAVWRLSSRNTEAQIPQSDCMRTSDIVNVSEFIDVNGVLNWEAPKGNWRIIRFGHTSTGHENATAGGGRGLEVDKFNKEAVQFQLDHWYGEMRRTAGEDQASKVVEILHMDSWECGSQNWSPVFRDEFKTRRGYDIVQYLPVMAGIPLDNIEKSEQILYDIRKTIAELTADNFFGTLKEEAIKTGVKFSTENVAPTMTSDGLLHFKYVDYPSGEFWFRSPTHDKPNDMLDAINGGHIYGRDIIQAEAFTQLRMDWDEHPRNLKTMADRNYALGINRFFYHVFMHNPWLDRKPGMTLDPIGTFFQRDQTWWEPGSAFFEYCKNVQFQLQKGQPVIDFAVFTGEDIPSRSVLPDRLVPFMPNIFGEERVASEAIRLKNEGQPTARMPKEVKYTKNSTDLSKWVNALNGYKYDSFNSDVLLNAEVKNGQVVFKDALTYNFLVFPDHRKMMPSNIMSLQVAQKLVNLVKAGATILVGEKPDEKAELMTSQTEWQGLVDELWSGNGEKQWDLGKGKVIQLPYLGATFSELGVTPNVLVDKDIAWTQRQSVDESIYFLSNQLEETRDLDVSFRISGKIPVLYHPISDETVVLENWTVENGRTIVPLQFQPNEAYFIIFEDETDKKASTGTPNWESFKTVETLNEDWTLQFDAAYNGPSEALQINQLFDWTTSANDSIKFYSGTATYTKTFNWNESKSNDFWLQFDEVNCIAEVILNDRPCGVVWTYPFRINISEALKTGENTLTVKVTNTWANRLIGDEKLPKDQRLTWTTAPFRLDDTMMVKSGLLGEIKIIKKN; translated from the coding sequence ATGACCTTATCTTTTAAACATATTTGCCTGATTCTGGTGCTGCTTTTAGTGTCTTGTAAAGAACAAGAACCGCAAAATCTATCTTATTTTGAACCAACCGAAGATTCTTCTAAACCTTGGGTGTATTGGTATTGGATGCGTAGCGCCTATTCTAAAGAAGGTATTACAGCCGATTTAGAAGCGATGAAACAAGCGGGTATTCGAGGTGCTTATTTAATGACGATCAAAGGACCGGATGAAGAGCCTTTAATGAATCCGCCAGTGGTGCAATTGAGTAAAGAGTTCTGGGATTTAGTACGTTGGGCTTTACAGGAAGCCGACCGATTAGGTTTGAAAATTGCCTTTCACCCGGCAGACGGCTTTGCAGTTGCGGGAGGTCCTTGGATTACCCCGGAATTATCCATGCAAAAAGTAATTTGGTCAGACACAATCGTGAGTTCAGAACAAACTAAAGGAATAAAATTACCACTTCCGAAGCATTACAAAGATTATTATCAGGACATTGCCACGTTCGCGATACCTGTTGATAAGGTGTTTAAAACATCGGTTGATATTCAACCTAAAATCACAACTACTTTAGAAGGTGTCGACGCTTCATTTTTAAGTGATAATTCAACTGAACAAACGCAATTCAGATTAGGAGAGCCGGGCTATATTCAATATGAATTTGAAACGCCTTTTGATTGTAAATCGCTTCAGGTTGAAACGCGTGGAAATAATTATCAGGCGCACCGCATGATTGTTCTAGTGAGCAACGACGGCAAAACCTTTAAAAGTCTTGGTCGTTTGGAAACGCCGCGTTCGGGATGGCAGGATACGGATGCGTTTTATACGCACAGCCTTTCCGCGAAAGCGAAATATTTCCGGTTTGTTTACAATCCTGAAGACTCAGAACCGGGAGCTGAAGATATTGATATGGCCAAATGGAATTCACCATTTAAGGTTACAAAAATTATTCTTTCTGAAGAACCGTTGATTGATAATTACCAGGGGAAATCGGGTGCCGTTTGGCGTTTAAGTTCTAGAAATACCGAAGCTCAAATTCCACAATCAGATTGTATGAGAACCAGCGACATCGTGAATGTCTCGGAATTTATTGATGTTAATGGTGTTTTAAACTGGGAAGCGCCAAAAGGAAACTGGCGCATTATACGTTTTGGACACACATCAACCGGACATGAAAATGCAACTGCCGGTGGTGGTCGTGGTCTGGAAGTCGATAAATTTAATAAAGAAGCGGTTCAGTTTCAGTTAGACCATTGGTATGGCGAAATGCGTCGTACTGCAGGTGAAGATCAGGCTTCGAAAGTGGTTGAAATTCTTCATATGGACAGCTGGGAATGTGGTAGCCAGAACTGGTCGCCGGTGTTCAGAGATGAGTTTAAAACCCGTCGCGGTTACGATATCGTTCAATATTTACCGGTTATGGCCGGAATTCCGCTGGATAATATTGAAAAATCGGAACAAATCCTTTACGATATTAGAAAAACCATTGCCGAATTAACGGCTGATAATTTCTTCGGAACTTTAAAAGAAGAAGCGATAAAAACGGGTGTGAAGTTCAGTACTGAAAATGTAGCGCCAACCATGACAAGTGATGGCTTGTTACATTTTAAATATGTCGATTATCCGAGTGGTGAATTTTGGTTTAGAAGCCCCACACACGATAAACCAAACGATATGCTCGATGCGATTAATGGCGGACATATTTACGGTCGCGATATTATTCAGGCGGAAGCTTTTACGCAATTGCGAATGGATTGGGATGAGCATCCAAGGAATTTAAAAACCATGGCCGATAGAAATTATGCTTTGGGTATTAATCGCTTTTTCTACCACGTGTTTATGCATAATCCGTGGTTAGATAGAAAACCAGGTATGACTTTAGATCCTATCGGAACATTTTTTCAACGTGATCAAACTTGGTGGGAACCAGGAAGTGCTTTTTTTGAGTATTGTAAAAATGTTCAGTTTCAGCTTCAAAAAGGACAACCAGTAATCGATTTTGCGGTGTTTACTGGGGAAGATATTCCATCACGTTCGGTATTGCCGGATCGTTTGGTGCCGTTTATGCCGAATATTTTTGGGGAAGAGCGTGTGGCTTCCGAAGCTATCCGACTAAAAAATGAAGGGCAACCAACGGCGAGAATGCCGAAAGAAGTAAAATATACCAAAAACAGCACCGATTTATCGAAATGGGTGAATGCTTTAAACGGTTATAAATACGATTCGTTTAACAGCGATGTGTTGTTAAATGCTGAAGTGAAAAATGGTCAAGTCGTTTTTAAAGATGCTTTAACTTATAACTTCTTGGTTTTTCCAGACCACCGAAAAATGATGCCGAGTAATATTATGTCATTACAGGTGGCTCAAAAATTAGTTAATTTGGTAAAAGCCGGAGCGACTATTTTGGTGGGAGAAAAACCAGATGAAAAGGCAGAATTAATGACTAGTCAAACTGAATGGCAAGGTTTAGTAGATGAGCTTTGGTCAGGTAACGGAGAAAAACAATGGGATTTAGGAAAAGGAAAAGTGATTCAATTGCCATATTTGGGAGCTACGTTTTCAGAATTAGGTGTTACGCCTAATGTTTTGGTTGATAAAGATATCGCCTGGACGCAGCGTCAATCTGTTGATGAATCGATTTATTTCTTGTCAAATCAATTGGAAGAGACACGTGATTTAGATGTGTCGTTTAGAATCAGTGGAAAAATTCCGGTGTTATATCATCCAATTTCAGATGAAACGGTGGTGTTAGAAAACTGGACGGTTGAAAACGGTAGAACCATTGTGCCTTTACAATTTCAACCAAACGAAGCGTATTTTATCATTTTTGAAGATGAAACCGATAAAAAGGCATCAACGGGAACGCCAAACTGGGAAAGTTTTAAAACCGTTGAAACTTTAAATGAAGATTGGACGCTTCAGTTTGATGCAGCTTACAACGGACCTTCAGAGGCTCTTCAAATTAATCAATTATTCGACTGGACAACTTCAGCTAATGATAGTATTAAATTTTATTCAGGAACGGCGACATACACGAAAACATTCAATTGGAATGAAAGTAAGTCTAACGATTTTTGGTTGCAGTTTGATGAGGTTAATTGCATTGCTGAGGTGATTTTAAACGACAGACCTTGTGGTGTTGTCTGGACGTATCCTTTTAGAATAAATATTTCTGAAGCCTTAAAAACAGGAGAGAATACGTTGACTGTAAAAGTTACAAACACCTGGGCTAACCGATTAATTGGCGATGAGAAATTACCAAAAGACCAACGCCTAACATGGACAACGGCGCCATTTAGACTCGATGATACCATGATGGTGAAATCTGGCCTATTGGGAGAAATAAAAATTATTAAGAAAAACTAA